A region of the Falco biarmicus isolate bFalBia1 chromosome 10, bFalBia1.pri, whole genome shotgun sequence genome:
GAGAACTGGTGCCGCAGCCAGTGCCTGCAGGTGGGGAACGCCTACGTCATCGTCTACTCCATCACCGACCGGAGCAGCTTCGAGAGCGCCTCAGAGCTGCGCATCCAGCTGCGCCGTGCACGGCAGGCCGAGGACATCCCCATCATCCTGGTGGGGAATAAAACCGACCTGGTGCGGTGCCGCGAGGTCTCTATTGAAGGTGAGCGGTGGGGAGCGGGGTGTCTGGCTGGTCAGGACACCCAGGGGGGCCCTGCACCTGGGCTCCTTGtccagctgcttctcctgtgTTTGGCCCCTCGTCCCTGGAcgtgcagctgctgccccacaTGCAGCAGTGCCagtcccccagcccccagggtGCCAGcggggctgtgccccctccctgccctttcCTTGCAGAGGGCCGTGCCTGCGCCGTGGTGTTCGACTGCAAGTTCATCGAGACATCGGCAGCTTTGCAGCACAACGTGGCTGAGCTCTTCGAGGGGGTAGTGCGGCAGATCCGCCTGCGCCGAGGGGGCAAAGAGTCCTGCACACGCCCCGTGCCCAGCCAGAAGCGCAAGGAGAGCCTCACCAAGAGAGCCCGACGCTTCCTCGACAGGCTGGTGGCCCGGAACAGCAGCAAAGTGGCCCTCAAATTCCGTTCCAAGTCCTGCCATGACCTGTCTGTGCTCTGAGAGCCGCCGCTTTCCCATCCCTCCGCACACGCAGGCTGGGACTCtcctctctgccagcagcatgACCAGTGGCTTTGTGGAAAGCCCAGATGGGGCTGGAATGATGCTGAGGACATGGAGCTCTTGTAACTGGTGTTGAGGGATGCCTGGGGTGCTCTGGATCCGGCCACTTCCCCTCCAGGAGGGGAGACAAGTGGAGCCGGGTCCCTGGGTTGCACCCGTGGAGCAGGGGGTGGGATGGGCACCTGCACTTGGGGTGGTGTGATCCTGGATTACAAACGCTCCCGGGGAGCGGGAGGTGAGGGATGGCcgtgccctgctgcaggactgcctgcagggatggaggctgCCAGGAGCATGGCAGGTCCCACTCATGGTGCCTGTCAtttgcagggcagcagggaccagCAGTGGACCATAGTGGTGTCCACCTCAAGGGCATCCTTGAGTCTGgccagggagaggggctgggggagcaccGGCAGCATCACCTGGCActcccagcccctctgtgccAGGGCTTTGTGCCATGTGTCCCTAGCACCAGTGCTTCTCAGACAGAGTGTTTTCTGCTGTCTCTGTACTGGTGCAATGGGGAAAACCTTCCATCTGCAGAATAAACCACATCAGGGAGGTGCTGGTCTCTGCTGGGTCCCTGCCATGGGGAGCCACATCCCAGAGCCACGTGGCTGGATTCAGGCCTGGTTCCTTGCCCACGGCTGAGCCAGAGGAtctgcctcctgctccagccaggctttggtgggctccAGCTTCACCAGCTGAAACCTctcagggcagggagagcttcTGGTTGCCGCCCATAGTGGAAAAACTGATTTCTCACCCAGTGGTCGCAGCATTGTCCCCTGTGACGGCAgaacccccagcccccctgcaccTCTCAGCTCCCAGTCTGCTCTGGAGaagcctctgggaagggctgagctCCACTGAGGTGCAGCTTTCCAGCCCCCAGGCACCGTGggagcctgggcagggagccGGCACTTGGTGGCTCCCGCTGCCCCGGgaagggcagggaggcaggagccGGGCAGTGTGGCACCAGCTGCAGCGCTGCACAGCCGGGAAAGGACGTGCTTGGCTGCAGCAAGCAGTGAGTGACCCCGGGCACCCGGGGAGGTGGTGCTGGAGCTGTGTGGGCTCTGCCGGTTGTTTTtaggctgtgctgccagcaagCAGCCGGGACGCCATGGGATAACCTGCTCAGCGGCCCCAGGCCCAGCGCCAGGGAGGATCAGCGGTGCCCTCCCTCCCTAGGTCAGGTCGGGAGTTTCCACTCACTCTGTGGCTCGAGCGTGGGGAGCCACTGGCTGCGGCCAGCACCGTGCAGCCAGAGAGGGGGTCACTGGCGCAAAGGGgaagcagggatggggcagcaaCCCAGTGGGAAAACAGTCTCTCCACAGGTGCAAACCCCAGTGAGGGTttctccctgccagctctgtcCCTGGGACTGGGGAAGCCCACTCGGGttttgctctgtgctgcccGGTGCCTCCCTGAACTGTTGGTGACAGTGACATTGCTGCTCTCTCCTCGCCGTGGCTCTGGCcctggctgctctgccagggcccTGTCCCGGAGCCcccccacagcagctcctggtgccgCTGGATGCAACGCTGCAGTTCACACAGCATTGGCcacactggggctgggggctgcacagcagagacaggggctccttcctgctgccagtgtctcccacagctgcagccggcatttccctgctgcaggaggtggcggcgaggggggggcgggggcacgGGGTGGAAAGTTGGCAGCCGGCAGAGAGGGGAGTGGAAAGAATGAGctcaaacccagaaaaatgCGGCTGTGCTGGAGGGTGGGAGGAGAGGCCAAGGGGGACCACGGCGAGGCACTGAGAAAcgagggaggaaggaggaggtgcgggcggggggggcgggggctgcctgcagcccccactgGTCCCACACCTGGGGCAGGTAGTGCCGGGGttcagcagccccagcccccccagcaaGTGCTCTCGGGGCTGTCCCAGTGCCAGCTGTCCCTGCATGGCCATCGGCCCTGCTGCAatctccccagccccacctgcTCCCCAGCGCTATTAGTCCCCATGCCATTCCCTGGTACCATCAGCCCCAGTGCCACCAGTCCCGGTGGTTGCTGCTCTgccccctgcctccctgggaCAAGGACCCCGTGGGCTCCCAGCCGGTGCATGGCCGCACCGGGATGCCAGCCCTgagagctgccccagccctccccacacACCAGCCCCTCTCAAACGGGCTGCAGAGACATgactggtttttttgttcagttcCCTCAGTGGGTGCACAAGGAGATCCCAGCCGCCACGGCAAAACCCGCTCCCACCCGGGCCACATCTCAGAGCCTAGAATGGGGCTGGAgcgctgcagggctgtggtgtgcgggcAGCGCAGTGGAGgtgaggctgggaggggaggcaTCACCCTGCGTC
Encoded here:
- the REM1 gene encoding GTP-binding protein REM 1, giving the protein MTLNTQRGSRSPLRRRASTPLPRPGLPGAASGGEPRHPQLGQSASEPGGRTAAPRGSWSSESSGSSGPGEPRYRVVLLGDPGVGKTSLVNLFAGVQERDPLEQHREAVYERTLCVDGEETTLLVMDTWEPEQPPGIPRCQRGRGEENWCRSQCLQVGNAYVIVYSITDRSSFESASELRIQLRRARQAEDIPIILVGNKTDLVRCREVSIEEGRACAVVFDCKFIETSAALQHNVAELFEGVVRQIRLRRGGKESCTRPVPSQKRKESLTKRARRFLDRLVARNSSKVALKFRSKSCHDLSVL